In Lepidochelys kempii isolate rLepKem1 chromosome 8, rLepKem1.hap2, whole genome shotgun sequence, a single genomic region encodes these proteins:
- the MED7 gene encoding mediator of RNA polymerase II transcription subunit 7, translating into MGEPQQVSALPPPPMQYIKEYTDENIRKGLAPKPPPPVKDSYMMFGNQFQCDDLIIRPLESQGIERLHPMQFDHKKELRKLNMSILINFLDLLDILIRSPGSIKREEKLEDLKLLFVHVHHLINEYRPHQARETLRVMMEVQKRQRLETAERFQKHLERVVEMIQNCLASLPDDLPHSEGGMRLKTEPMDTDDRNNCIGQNEQQRERAGCKKDQVLDKDAAMCSIIDEMT; encoded by the coding sequence ATGGGTGAACCTCAGCAAGTGAGTGCTCTCCCTCCACCTCCAATGCAGTATATAAAGGAATATACAGATGAAAATATTCGGAAAGGTCTAGCCCCTAAGCCTCCACCACCTGTGAAAGACAGCTACATGATGTTTGGTAACCAATTCCAGTGTGATGATCTCATTATTCGACCCTTGGAAAGCCAAGGCATTGAACGATTGCATCCCATGCAGTTTGACCACAAGAAGGAACTAAGGAAACTCAATATGTCTATCCTGATAAACTTTTTGGACCTCTTGGATATCTTGATAAGGAGCCCAGGCAGCATAAAACGGGAGGAGAAACTGGAAGACTTAAAACTGCTTTTTGTCCATGTCCATCATCTTATAAATGAATATCGACCCCACCAAGCCAGGGAGACTCTAAGGGTTATGATGGAGGTGCAGAAACGTCAGCGTTTGGAGACTGCTGAGAGGTTTCAGAAGCATTTAGAGCGAGTTGTAGAAATGATCCAGAACTGCCTGGCCTCCTTACCTGATGATTTGCCTCATTCAGAGggtgggatgagattaaaaactGAGCCCATGGATACTGATGACCGCAACAATTGTATTGGACAGAATGAACAGCAGAGAGAGCGCGCTGGCTGCAAGAAAGATCAGGTTTTAGACAAAGATGCTGCTATGTGTAGCATTATTGATGAAATGACATGA